CCCCGCGATTCGTCCTTGCCCAACCTGGAATTTCCCTTTCGTGACCTGAACTCCCGGGTGACGACGACAGCATCTTTTTACGTCCGCAACCACTTTCCCACCCCGCCCCTGACCGCCGAGGACTGGAGCCTGACGGTGGGCGGAGCCGTCCTTCATCCCCTGCGGCTGGGACTGGAGGAGCTGCAGTCCCTGCCTGCCCTCACCCTCACCGCCACGATGGAGTGCGCGGGCAATGGCCGCACCTTCCTGTCCCCCCGGCCACGCGGTGTGCCCTGGGAACTGGGCGCGGTGGGCACCGCCTGCTGGACCGGTGTGCCGCTCTCGGCGGTGCTCGAACGCGCCGGGCTGCCCGAGGTGGCGGCGACCTGGGAGGTCGTGCTGGAGGGCGCCGACCGCGGGGTGATGACCGAGCCGGTGGCGTCGCCCGGCGAGATCAGCTACGCGCGTTCCGTGCCGCTCGCCAAGGCTCTGGACGACGTGCTCCTCGCCTACGAGATGAACGGTGAGGTGCTGACGCCCGATCACGGGTTCCCCGTGCGCGCGGTCGTGCCAGGGTGGTACGGCATGGCGTCGGTGAAGTGGCTCACGGCGGTGCAGGTCGTCCCCGAACCGTTTCAGGGGTACTTCCAGACGGTGGACTATGCCTACTGGGAGACCCGGGACGGCCTGCCGCCCCAGCTCCGGCCCATCGGGCCCCTCCAGCTCAAGGCCGCCATCGCCCGCCCCGCCCCCCGCGAGGTGGTGCCCTGCGGAGTCCCCTACGAGGTCACGGGCGCGGCCTGGGCTGGCGAGGCGGAGGTGGCCCGGGTCGAGGTCAGCGTGGACGGTGGCTGCACCTGGGCGGACGCGGAGTTCATCGATCCACCCAAGCCCCATGTCTGGCGGCGCTGGCGTTTTCTGTGGCAGGTGCCCGGGGGGCCTGTTCGCCCGACCCTTCTCGCCCGCGCGACCGACACCCACGGACGCGTGCAGCCGACCTGCCACGACCCGGCGCGGGGCAGTTACATGATCACCCACCCCCTGCCCATCGAGGTGGACGTGCAAGAAAGCTCCCCATGACCGAGAGTATCCAGCGCATCCTTCCAGACACCGAGCTTTCC
This window of the Deinococcus apachensis DSM 19763 genome carries:
- a CDS encoding sulfite oxidase, producing the protein MIPSPEEPGRASGLIPRDSSLPNLEFPFRDLNSRVTTTASFYVRNHFPTPPLTAEDWSLTVGGAVLHPLRLGLEELQSLPALTLTATMECAGNGRTFLSPRPRGVPWELGAVGTACWTGVPLSAVLERAGLPEVAATWEVVLEGADRGVMTEPVASPGEISYARSVPLAKALDDVLLAYEMNGEVLTPDHGFPVRAVVPGWYGMASVKWLTAVQVVPEPFQGYFQTVDYAYWETRDGLPPQLRPIGPLQLKAAIARPAPREVVPCGVPYEVTGAAWAGEAEVARVEVSVDGGCTWADAEFIDPPKPHVWRRWRFLWQVPGGPVRPTLLARATDTHGRVQPTCHDPARGSYMITHPLPIEVDVQESSP